In Candidatus Bathyarchaeia archaeon, one genomic interval encodes:
- a CDS encoding tyrosine-type recombinase/integrase, translated as MIADIHDYAGRLKRARERLSRLENSSLLLSFIDHLSALGLSVGRVAKYANLLCTLMKNCPFDPAGADRRMVERVIAWINSQPYKSSTKEDLKILVRKLVQYAKCGNCGRNTPVPPEVSWFSINRSEKDSKVKPEMLLSLEDVKAMINAAENERDRALISVLFEAALRPSELLTMKVRSVEFRDNYCLISVCGKTGVKRIPLVASHRLLLDWLMKHPRRHDPDAPLWISLSNNSKSEAMSYYYFRKLVKELAKKAGLRRDVWPYLFRHSCLTALAKVLTESKLELYAGWVHGSKMARRYVHFSARDLEETVLEIHGLKEAKRADGILKPAQCPRCGSINPPNNIRCECCGYILDKGLAMKIEEEERKREEEIIGMLEEAFKRIENLEKTLQGVLAGSQGTRQE; from the coding sequence GTGATAGCGGATATACATGATTATGCTGGTAGACTTAAGAGAGCCAGAGAGAGGCTGAGTAGGCTGGAGAACAGCAGCCTACTACTATCATTCATAGATCATTTGAGCGCTCTTGGATTATCGGTTGGTAGGGTTGCTAAGTACGCTAACCTCCTATGCACGTTGATGAAGAATTGCCCATTCGATCCGGCTGGGGCTGATAGGCGTATGGTTGAGCGCGTAATAGCTTGGATAAATAGCCAGCCATACAAGTCTTCAACTAAGGAGGATCTTAAGATACTTGTTAGGAAGCTGGTTCAATACGCTAAGTGTGGTAACTGTGGGCGCAATACTCCTGTGCCGCCCGAGGTCTCATGGTTCAGCATTAATAGGAGTGAGAAGGATTCTAAGGTTAAGCCAGAAATGCTGCTTTCGCTTGAGGATGTTAAAGCCATGATCAACGCCGCTGAGAATGAGCGGGATAGAGCGTTAATATCAGTCCTGTTCGAGGCTGCATTAAGGCCAAGCGAGCTATTAACAATGAAAGTTAGAAGCGTTGAGTTTAGGGACAATTACTGCCTAATCTCCGTGTGCGGTAAGACTGGCGTTAAGAGGATTCCGCTGGTTGCGAGCCATAGGCTCTTACTGGATTGGCTGATGAAGCATCCTAGAAGGCATGATCCTGATGCACCATTATGGATATCGCTTAGCAACAACTCAAAGAGCGAGGCGATGAGCTACTACTATTTCAGGAAGCTAGTGAAGGAGCTGGCCAAAAAGGCTGGGTTGAGGAGGGATGTTTGGCCATACCTTTTTAGGCACTCATGCCTAACAGCCCTAGCAAAGGTGTTGACAGAGAGTAAGCTTGAGCTCTATGCAGGCTGGGTTCACGGCTCTAAGATGGCTAGGCGCTACGTGCACTTCTCAGCAAGAGACTTAGAAGAAACTGTTCTAGAGATCCATGGACTTAAAGAAGCTAAGCGGGCTGATGGAATACTGAAGCCAGCACAGTGCCCAAGATGTGGAAGCATAAACCCGCCAAATAATATTAGGTGCGAGTGTTGCGGGTATATACTCGATAAAGGTCTGGCGATGAAGATTGAGGAAGAGGAGCGCAAAAGGGAGGAGGAGATAATTGGGATGCTTGAGGAGGCATTTAAGCGCATCGAGAACCTCGAGAAGACCCTTCAAGGCGTCCTCGCAGGATCTCAAGGCACTCGGCAAGAATAG
- a CDS encoding nucleotide sugar dehydrogenase, with amino-acid sequence MSTAMMLKEGDLDTLDQRRRFSLTVAGCGRMGLPTACLFADAGFNVICFDINPQIINRINKGLSPFIEPELTKMIRRNLSEKRLAATNDAKTAFSKSDIIVIVVDTPIDEKKRPNYANLENVCKDIGLNFMHGSMIILESTVGPGMTEEVVKKTLELSSGLKAGKDFGLAFSPIRASVGRVIHDLVNYPRILAAIDERSLMAARTILKTIVKGGIVEVSNIKTAETVKLFENIYRDVNLALANELAKFCEKAGIDYIEVQAAANTQPYCHLLKPGIVSGHIPKDPYLLIYEAENLGVKLQIPILARRINDETVKRAYSLIKDAFKVMEKTLKRSKIAVLGISYKPNVKEVKGSMVINLVKMMQDRNIKVSVFDPFYSPEELKDMGLPAEKNLAKTLEHADCLIIAVGHDRFRRLNLSKIGVLMRKPAAIVDLAHVVDPSKAEKEGFIYRGLGRGVWTK; translated from the coding sequence ATGTCTACAGCGATGATGCTTAAAGAAGGGGATCTAGACACCTTAGATCAGCGTAGAAGGTTTTCCCTCACCGTTGCTGGGTGCGGTAGGATGGGTTTGCCGACGGCATGCCTTTTCGCGGACGCGGGATTTAACGTCATATGCTTCGACATTAATCCGCAGATCATTAATCGAATCAATAAGGGGCTTAGCCCATTTATTGAGCCTGAGTTAACTAAGATGATAAGAAGGAACTTAAGCGAGAAACGCTTAGCGGCTACAAATGATGCGAAAACAGCGTTCTCTAAAAGCGATATAATAGTTATCGTGGTCGATACCCCAATAGATGAGAAGAAAAGGCCTAACTACGCTAATCTTGAGAATGTTTGTAAAGATATAGGACTGAACTTTATGCATGGATCTATGATCATCTTAGAGAGCACGGTTGGTCCCGGCATGACTGAGGAGGTTGTTAAAAAGACTTTAGAGTTATCTTCCGGACTGAAAGCTGGGAAAGATTTTGGTTTAGCTTTCAGCCCCATACGTGCCAGCGTTGGAAGAGTTATTCACGACCTCGTTAACTACCCTAGGATTTTAGCTGCCATAGATGAGCGGAGCTTAATGGCTGCGAGAACCATATTAAAGACGATTGTTAAGGGGGGAATAGTTGAAGTCAGTAATATTAAGACTGCTGAAACCGTTAAGCTCTTCGAAAACATTTATCGGGATGTTAACTTAGCGCTTGCCAACGAGCTTGCGAAGTTCTGCGAGAAGGCTGGTATAGATTATATTGAAGTGCAAGCTGCTGCTAACACGCAACCATACTGTCACCTACTTAAGCCGGGGATCGTTAGCGGACACATACCTAAAGATCCTTATCTCCTAATATATGAGGCTGAAAACCTCGGCGTTAAGCTTCAAATTCCAATTTTAGCTAGAAGAATAAACGATGAAACCGTTAAGAGGGCGTACAGTCTTATTAAGGACGCTTTTAAGGTGATGGAAAAAACACTCAAGAGGTCGAAGATCGCTGTGCTTGGCATATCCTATAAGCCTAACGTTAAAGAGGTTAAGGGATCGATGGTGATAAATCTAGTTAAGATGATGCAGGACAGGAACATCAAGGTTAGCGTTTTTGATCCATTTTATTCTCCTGAGGAGCTAAAGGATATGGGGTTGCCGGCTGAGAAAAATCTAGCGAAAACCCTGGAGCATGCCGACTGCCTTATTATAGCTGTTGGGCATGATAGGTTTAGGCGTTTAAACCTAAGCAAGATAGGTGTGTTGATGAGGAAGCCAGCCGCCATAGTTGATCTAGCCCACGTAGTTGACCCGTCTAAAGCTGAAAAGGAAGGCTTTATATATCGTGGTCTGGGAAGAGGTGTTTGGACAAAATGA
- a CDS encoding Gfo/Idh/MocA family oxidoreductase yields MRKVRIAVVGAGFWGRNHVRVLSEIPEAELVAVCDIDKQRADALSEKYGLKSYDDSVKMYKNEELDAVTICVWSSKLAEESIKALKMGKHVFVEKPMASSVREAQRALNLAEAKNLKLQVGFIERFNPGVRRVKKAIDDGVIGSLVLATARRVSKWPQRIGDVGVVRDTAIHDIDVMRFLFNEDPSTVYASVGYLQHEKIEDYAQIMLTFSSGRSAFIEANWLTPYKIRKLIVTGSEAIINLDYITQEMTIETSGQTLTPRYEWEEPLKLELQHFVDCILNDKKPLVSGIDGIKALKIAEAALKSASKGQPIKIL; encoded by the coding sequence ATGAGAAAAGTTAGAATAGCTGTTGTAGGAGCCGGTTTTTGGGGCAGAAACCATGTTAGGGTTTTAAGTGAGATCCCTGAGGCTGAGCTGGTAGCGGTATGCGATATAGATAAGCAGAGGGCTGATGCTCTCTCTGAAAAATATGGCTTAAAGTCGTATGATGACAGCGTGAAAATGTATAAAAATGAAGAGCTGGATGCGGTAACCATATGTGTATGGTCATCTAAGCTCGCCGAGGAATCAATAAAAGCCTTAAAAATGGGTAAGCATGTGTTTGTTGAGAAACCTATGGCTAGCTCTGTGAGAGAAGCGCAGAGAGCCTTAAACCTGGCTGAAGCAAAGAACCTTAAGCTTCAGGTTGGTTTTATAGAGAGGTTCAACCCCGGTGTTAGGCGAGTGAAAAAGGCTATAGATGATGGTGTTATAGGGTCTTTGGTTTTAGCTACCGCGAGAAGGGTGTCAAAGTGGCCTCAGAGGATAGGTGATGTCGGTGTGGTGAGAGATACGGCTATACATGATATAGATGTCATGCGCTTTCTCTTTAATGAAGATCCATCAACGGTTTATGCGAGCGTCGGATATCTTCAGCATGAGAAAATAGAGGATTACGCCCAAATAATGCTCACATTTTCGAGTGGAAGATCAGCTTTTATTGAGGCTAATTGGCTTACACCATACAAAATTAGGAAATTAATAGTTACTGGAAGCGAAGCCATAATAAACCTTGACTACATAACCCAAGAGATGACTATAGAGACTTCAGGTCAGACTTTAACACCAAGATATGAATGGGAAGAACCGCTTAAACTAGAACTGCAGCATTTTGTTGACTGCATATTAAATGATAAGAAGCCATTGGTTTCAGGCATAGATGGTATAAAAGCCCTAAAAATAGCCGAGGCTGCTCTAAAATCGGCCAGCAAGGGGCAACCTATTAAAATTCTATAA
- a CDS encoding Trm112 family protein, whose amino-acid sequence MKRHLMDILACPIDKHHPLELYVFEEKDEIVEGMIVCPKCLRWYPIKDEIPEMLPDELRNMRDELSFLEKWRDKIPKKILFEGKPFNLKEKHL is encoded by the coding sequence GTGAAGAGACATCTAATGGATATTTTGGCATGTCCAATTGATAAGCATCATCCGCTGGAACTCTATGTTTTTGAAGAGAAAGATGAGATAGTTGAGGGGATGATAGTTTGCCCAAAATGCTTACGTTGGTATCCTATAAAGGATGAGATACCTGAAATGCTTCCCGACGAGCTAAGAAACATGAGGGATGAGTTAAGTTTCCTAGAGAAATGGCGTGATAAAATACCGAAGAAAATACTTTTCGAGGGGAAACCCTTTAACCTTAAGGAAAAGCATCTCTAG
- a CDS encoding class I SAM-dependent methyltransferase family protein — MNFMKLKDELANILETSEIKMVYKSFDIVGDIAILKVPEALKNKSEIIADAIMRIHRNVKTVLCQVGPTAGELRLRELKWLRGEKRTETVHREHGCLFKVDLSKCYFSPRLSYERMRVARQVKPGEVVVNMFAGVGCFSILIAKFSKAEKVFSIDINPEAVRYMRMNVALNRVDGIVEPIEGDSKEVILSRLRDTADRVLMPLPEKAYEYLDYALMALKPCGGVIHYYDFEHAGKNEDPIKKVIDKVSRKLLNLGARFSILSSRVVRTVGPRWYQPVLDIFICDRGTINRGDQA; from the coding sequence ATGAACTTTATGAAATTAAAGGATGAGCTCGCAAACATACTTGAAACCTCAGAAATAAAGATGGTGTACAAGTCTTTTGACATAGTTGGCGACATAGCCATTCTCAAAGTGCCGGAAGCCCTCAAAAATAAGAGCGAGATAATCGCTGACGCCATAATGCGGATACACCGAAATGTGAAGACAGTTTTATGTCAGGTTGGGCCGACCGCGGGAGAGCTGCGATTAAGGGAATTAAAGTGGCTGCGCGGCGAGAAGAGGACTGAAACTGTTCATAGGGAGCATGGCTGCCTATTTAAGGTTGATTTAAGTAAATGCTATTTTTCCCCAAGGCTTTCTTACGAGCGCATGAGGGTAGCGAGGCAAGTTAAGCCGGGAGAGGTTGTGGTTAACATGTTTGCTGGCGTCGGCTGCTTTTCAATATTGATCGCCAAGTTCTCTAAGGCTGAAAAAGTGTTCTCTATAGATATTAATCCTGAAGCGGTCCGCTACATGCGTATGAATGTAGCTTTAAACAGGGTCGACGGGATCGTTGAGCCGATTGAGGGAGACTCGAAGGAAGTGATTTTATCTAGACTGCGCGATACAGCTGATAGGGTTCTCATGCCGCTACCGGAGAAAGCCTACGAGTACTTAGATTACGCCTTAATGGCTTTAAAGCCATGTGGCGGCGTAATACATTACTATGACTTTGAACATGCGGGAAAAAATGAGGATCCCATAAAGAAGGTGATCGATAAGGTATCCCGAAAACTTTTAAATTTAGGCGCAAGGTTCAGCATATTGTCTTCGAGGGTCGTTAGGACCGTGGGGCCAAGATGGTATCAGCCAGTTTTAGACATATTTATCTGCGACCGCGGGACAATTAATAGGGGTGATCAAGCGTGA
- a CDS encoding DUF354 domain-containing protein encodes MKIWYDACTGKQVRYGAAIAKRLEEKGHEIIFTTRKHPDTIPLAKHLGLKFEVVGKYDAKTRFTRLYESLKRQIKFSKMFHETPPDCAICHASVDLCRVAFGLGIPIIYTFDTPHADVVNRLTLPLASVIVASKAIPAEVIRSYGAKNIVQFDGVDEVAWMKDFNPSMNFNFERPVIVVRQSEIKATYAEGKNDIMRIIAEKLTSLGHVIYLARYSRSRIKGLLIPKVFVDSASLAAQADLVVSAGGTISREAALAGTPSIIVDIFGRIHVNDYLASKGFPIFTVKPEGVTKTAREYLGKRFDVKSLLSDLENPVDVIENIVYSLEAKGKAF; translated from the coding sequence ATGAAAATATGGTATGATGCGTGTACGGGTAAACAAGTCCGCTACGGCGCGGCGATAGCGAAGCGCTTAGAGGAAAAAGGACACGAAATAATATTTACAACGAGAAAGCATCCCGACACAATACCATTAGCGAAGCATCTAGGCTTAAAATTTGAAGTTGTAGGAAAATACGATGCGAAAACACGTTTCACAAGGCTTTACGAAAGCCTTAAGAGACAAATAAAGTTCTCCAAAATGTTTCATGAAACCCCTCCTGACTGCGCTATCTGCCATGCATCGGTTGACCTCTGCCGAGTTGCATTCGGTCTGGGAATACCAATAATATATACGTTCGACACACCTCACGCAGACGTGGTGAACAGGTTAACTCTTCCCCTAGCAAGCGTTATAGTTGCTTCAAAGGCTATTCCGGCAGAAGTAATTCGAAGCTATGGCGCAAAAAATATAGTTCAATTTGATGGTGTAGATGAAGTTGCTTGGATGAAGGATTTTAACCCTTCTATGAATTTCAACTTTGAGAGGCCAGTGATAGTTGTGAGGCAAAGCGAGATTAAGGCAACTTACGCTGAAGGAAAGAACGATATAATGCGGATAATAGCGGAGAAGCTCACCTCGCTAGGACATGTAATATATCTGGCTAGATACAGTAGAAGCCGAATAAAGGGGCTACTTATCCCAAAAGTTTTCGTGGATTCAGCCAGCTTGGCGGCTCAAGCCGACCTCGTCGTGAGCGCTGGCGGAACGATTTCGAGAGAAGCCGCGCTGGCGGGTACACCGAGCATTATAGTTGATATTTTTGGCAGAATACATGTGAATGATTATTTAGCGAGCAAGGGTTTCCCGATATTCACCGTTAAACCGGAGGGCGTCACGAAAACTGCTAGAGAGTATCTTGGAAAGCGTTTCGACGTCAAATCGCTTCTCAGCGATCTTGAGAACCCGGTGGATGTGATTGAGAATATTGTGTATTCATTGGAAGCTAAAGGCAAAGCCTTCTAG
- a CDS encoding DapH/DapD/GlmU-related protein, producing MEELKPKIGVGVVLGKNVRLGAGVIIWNYVVIGDNTIIGEQTKIGSFCDIGRNVEIGRGCNIQAHVTISNGCKIGDNVFIGPGVVILNDRYPVSERITPPIVGSDVIIGGGAIILPSIVVGNKAVIAAGSVVTKNVDPETVVRGVPAKAFMTRGEYEIKKSMFARRLCL from the coding sequence TTGGAGGAATTAAAGCCAAAAATAGGTGTCGGCGTAGTATTGGGGAAAAACGTGCGCCTGGGTGCCGGCGTAATCATATGGAATTACGTTGTCATAGGCGATAACACTATCATAGGTGAGCAAACTAAAATTGGAAGTTTCTGCGATATAGGAAGAAACGTTGAAATAGGTAGGGGATGCAACATTCAAGCGCACGTAACCATATCAAACGGCTGTAAAATAGGAGATAATGTCTTCATAGGACCAGGTGTGGTAATTCTAAACGATAGGTATCCGGTGAGCGAGCGAATAACGCCGCCGATAGTAGGCAGCGATGTAATAATTGGCGGCGGCGCGATAATATTGCCTAGCATTGTGGTGGGTAACAAAGCTGTAATAGCGGCTGGAAGCGTTGTCACGAAGAATGTGGATCCGGAAACCGTGGTTAGAGGCGTGCCAGCAAAGGCGTTTATGACGAGGGGGGAGTATGAGATTAAAAAATCTATGTTCGCTAGAAGGCTTTGCCTTTAG
- a CDS encoding FG-GAP and VCBS repeat-containing protein produces the protein MNRLRRVLEAARELGMVVILGLFYFGQDQRLLNEAAVKRAVENMVDWLMGHRYRNVLLEIANECDHPGYDHEIIKPKRVVELISLAKEISDGDLPVSTSFCGGIIPPDNILRAVDFVLLHGNGQTPEGIISMVSAVRSRLQSFGMPKPIVFNEDSTDLRNMEAALSEGASWGYYDQGRNNYRDGFQSPPTNWLINTPSKRAFFRKAAEWVGIYPPEGVTYEMQRMVIARLNPQLNRTICVVGDINGDGKEDVVIGSRQKGEDALVWLEQIASNDWSVHVIDDEAEMLESGGVLADVNNDGRLDFIAGGDWRSPYIWWWEQPINPAERWRRHIIGKFANKFHTQIWINVDSGGELVTWNQGQRALLRLKPADDPRKTWQFSFIARDVEGEGLAWADVDGDGKSELIAGNYWFKPSNDECREWQRF, from the coding sequence ATGAATAGGCTTAGGCGGGTTTTAGAGGCTGCGCGAGAGCTGGGCATGGTGGTCATATTAGGGCTATTTTACTTTGGGCAGGATCAGCGGCTGCTTAACGAAGCGGCCGTTAAGCGTGCTGTTGAGAACATGGTTGACTGGTTGATGGGACACCGTTATAGGAATGTTCTCTTAGAGATTGCTAACGAATGCGATCATCCCGGCTACGACCACGAGATCATTAAGCCTAAACGCGTAGTTGAATTGATCTCCTTGGCAAAAGAGATCAGTGATGGAGATCTTCCAGTGTCAACCAGCTTCTGTGGCGGCATCATACCTCCCGACAATATTTTACGCGCTGTCGACTTTGTTCTTCTTCATGGGAATGGGCAAACCCCTGAGGGCATTATAAGCATGGTAAGCGCTGTTAGATCTAGACTCCAGTCCTTTGGCATGCCTAAACCCATAGTGTTTAACGAAGACAGTACAGATCTGCGGAATATGGAGGCAGCGTTAAGCGAAGGCGCGAGCTGGGGCTACTACGATCAGGGACGAAACAATTATAGAGATGGTTTCCAATCGCCGCCTACAAACTGGCTTATCAATACGCCGAGTAAACGCGCCTTCTTCCGTAAGGCCGCTGAGTGGGTTGGCATCTATCCTCCTGAAGGCGTTACCTATGAAATGCAGCGCATGGTTATTGCTCGCCTTAACCCGCAGCTTAACCGGACAATCTGCGTTGTAGGCGATATTAATGGTGATGGAAAAGAAGATGTAGTTATCGGCAGCAGGCAGAAGGGTGAGGACGCCCTCGTCTGGCTTGAACAGATCGCGTCAAACGATTGGAGCGTACATGTGATCGATGATGAGGCAGAGATGCTGGAGTCAGGCGGGGTTTTGGCTGATGTAAATAATGATGGACGCTTAGACTTTATAGCCGGCGGCGATTGGCGAAGCCCATATATTTGGTGGTGGGAGCAGCCGATTAATCCAGCGGAGAGATGGAGACGACATATTATTGGAAAATTCGCTAACAAGTTTCATACGCAGATCTGGATAAATGTTGACAGTGGAGGCGAGCTAGTGACTTGGAATCAGGGGCAAAGAGCTTTATTAAGGTTGAAGCCAGCGGACGATCCGCGAAAAACGTGGCAGTTTTCCTTTATTGCTCGGGACGTGGAGGGCGAGGGGCTTGCGTGGGCGGATGTTGATGGAGACGGTAAATCGGAGCTTATTGCGGGAAACTATTGGTTTAAACCATCCAATGATGAATGTAGGGAGTGGCAGCGCTTCTAG
- a CDS encoding VCBS repeat-containing protein: MDGDGRVEIVLSEGDAQYFGRKEMGRVAWFKARNDPRQLWQEHVLANDLVDPHSLVVADFTGDGLPDICVIEMDFTENPQVILFVNRGDGEFEAHVVDEGVGSHDARLIHVDGRPAIVGKPFIGRWLGEVHLWMPKWRIKS, from the coding sequence CTGGATGGCGATGGGCGGGTGGAGATTGTGCTCTCTGAAGGCGACGCTCAATACTTTGGACGAAAGGAGATGGGCCGGGTTGCATGGTTTAAGGCGAGGAATGATCCCCGCCAACTTTGGCAAGAACATGTGTTAGCTAATGATCTGGTTGATCCGCATTCGCTTGTAGTTGCCGACTTTACTGGCGACGGCCTACCAGATATATGTGTCATTGAAATGGATTTCACAGAGAACCCTCAAGTAATCCTGTTTGTTAACCGAGGCGATGGCGAATTTGAAGCCCATGTTGTCGATGAAGGCGTTGGGAGCCATGATGCTAGGCTCATACATGTAGATGGAAGGCCAGCAATCGTTGGTAAACCGTTCATTGGCAGATGGCTGGGTGAAGTGCACTTATGGATGCCAAAATGGAGAATTAAATCTTAG
- a CDS encoding aldehyde ferredoxin oxidoreductase N-terminal domain-containing protein: MEIYGWVGKILRVNLTNGRIDKMDTTKYAEKFIGGRGIAAAIAWEELPFGIDPFSPENKLIMMTGPLTGTIAPTSGRMVFAGIAPQAYPKPHYTRSNMGGYFGAELKYAGYDGVIIEGRSEKPVYLWIEDGEVEIKDAKNLWGLDTFETQKKLMEEHGGGSQTICIGPAGENLVRIATIHHGLESAAGQGGFGAVMGSKNLKAITVKGSGMVKVARPKELIEICKHVQKIMYRRVPGGRESNLKACSLACNVSACKMIVYKNVEGKLSSRRYTGAVHCCSPIYLRFKPWEAGFEAAEIADRLGLNHWEIVLGFTGVGKWLDNCVKAGLITEEDLGMPIDLKSGVFWSKMLEKIAYKEGIGKVFAEGVPRAIDILGKGREFSPHVAHGFETHWDGRFFGAPKYPYWIVAALQWAMDSRDPLVHCYAQNITYWVMRENAPISIDRLKAIGKRLYGSEAAVDPESGYEYKAQPTIWHQNRLAVDDSLLVCDQAFPVIFNAFSPDGFGETYLEAKMLSAVTRIDIAEGYLDFIGSRIYNLERAIMVREGRTRKDDEAVIPYFQKPDMNGIRLDLDKFRNLMDEFYRLRGWDPETGWPKRETLEKHGLKEVADKLESLGRLPE; encoded by the coding sequence ATGGAGATCTATGGTTGGGTTGGAAAGATACTCCGCGTGAATTTGACAAATGGAAGAATAGATAAGATGGACACCACGAAGTATGCGGAGAAATTCATAGGTGGAAGGGGCATTGCAGCCGCTATAGCGTGGGAAGAGCTTCCTTTCGGTATCGACCCCTTCAGCCCCGAAAACAAGTTAATAATGATGACGGGACCATTAACTGGAACCATTGCGCCGACATCGGGTAGAATGGTCTTTGCGGGCATAGCGCCGCAAGCCTATCCCAAACCTCATTACACGAGATCTAACATGGGCGGGTATTTTGGAGCCGAATTAAAGTATGCGGGCTACGATGGAGTAATCATTGAGGGAAGATCCGAAAAACCGGTATACTTATGGATCGAGGACGGAGAGGTCGAGATTAAGGATGCTAAGAATCTTTGGGGGCTTGACACGTTTGAAACTCAGAAAAAGTTGATGGAGGAGCATGGGGGCGGCTCGCAAACCATATGTATAGGTCCAGCGGGAGAAAACTTGGTTAGAATAGCGACTATTCATCATGGGTTGGAAAGCGCGGCGGGCCAGGGAGGCTTCGGAGCCGTTATGGGATCAAAAAATCTAAAGGCAATTACAGTAAAAGGATCTGGGATGGTGAAAGTTGCGAGGCCGAAAGAACTAATTGAAATCTGTAAGCACGTTCAAAAGATCATGTATAGGAGAGTCCCAGGGGGACGTGAATCAAACTTAAAAGCCTGTAGTTTAGCATGCAACGTGTCTGCGTGCAAAATGATTGTCTACAAGAATGTTGAAGGAAAGCTTTCCTCTAGGCGTTATACTGGCGCAGTTCATTGCTGTTCTCCCATATATTTGAGATTTAAGCCCTGGGAAGCTGGCTTCGAGGCGGCTGAGATCGCTGATAGACTGGGTTTAAATCATTGGGAGATTGTTTTAGGCTTCACTGGAGTCGGCAAATGGCTTGATAACTGCGTTAAGGCGGGGCTGATCACTGAGGAGGATTTAGGTATGCCGATAGACCTTAAGAGCGGGGTGTTCTGGAGCAAGATGCTTGAAAAGATAGCATATAAGGAAGGTATAGGCAAGGTGTTCGCCGAGGGTGTTCCAAGGGCAATAGATATTCTCGGAAAAGGGCGGGAGTTTTCACCGCACGTTGCGCATGGATTTGAGACGCATTGGGATGGGCGATTTTTCGGGGCGCCAAAATATCCATATTGGATTGTTGCGGCCCTCCAATGGGCAATGGACTCTAGAGACCCATTGGTGCATTGCTATGCTCAAAACATAACGTATTGGGTTATGAGGGAGAATGCGCCCATATCCATAGATAGGCTTAAAGCTATTGGGAAACGCCTCTATGGTTCTGAGGCTGCGGTTGATCCTGAAAGCGGCTACGAATATAAGGCGCAGCCAACAATATGGCATCAGAATAGGCTTGCTGTTGACGACTCGCTTCTTGTGTGCGATCAGGCTTTTCCCGTAATTTTTAACGCTTTCTCGCCGGATGGCTTTGGCGAGACCTACTTAGAGGCGAAGATGCTTTCAGCCGTCACTAGGATAGATATCGCTGAAGGGTATCTAGATTTCATCGGCAGCAGAATATACAACCTTGAGAGGGCGATAATGGTTAGGGAAGGAAGAACAAGAAAGGATGATGAGGCAGTAATACCATACTTTCAGAAACCAGACATGAATGGAATAAGGCTAGACTTGGATAAATTCAGAAATTTGATGGATGAGTTTTATCGCCTTAGAGGATGGGATCCGGAAACAGGTTGGCCTAAAAGGGAAACTTTAGAGAAGCATGGCTTAAAGGAAGTAGCGGACAAATTAGAGAGCCTTGGAAGGCTTCCCGAATGA
- a CDS encoding 4Fe-4S dicluster domain-containing protein, whose amino-acid sequence MRIEFDGQKCVWCRSCELICSLHHEGGCSLELSRIRISLDIFEAEAKAYVCRQCADPECAKACPTGAIKFDEKSNAYFIDEGECVGCGLCAEACPYNVEKNIVVFNPEKRVYMKCDLCFGSPQCVQICPSQALKVVG is encoded by the coding sequence ATGAGGATAGAGTTTGACGGCCAGAAATGTGTTTGGTGCCGTAGCTGCGAGCTTATTTGCTCATTGCATCATGAGGGGGGCTGCAGCTTAGAGCTGTCGAGAATAAGAATCTCTCTAGATATTTTTGAGGCTGAGGCTAAAGCCTACGTGTGTAGGCAATGCGCTGATCCGGAGTGCGCTAAAGCATGCCCAACTGGAGCCATAAAATTCGATGAAAAATCTAACGCATACTTCATAGATGAAGGTGAATGCGTGGGGTGCGGATTATGCGCTGAAGCATGCCCGTATAACGTTGAGAAAAACATAGTTGTTTTTAACCCTGAAAAGAGGGTTTACATGAAATGCGATTTATGCTTCGGCAGTCCTCAGTGCGTGCAGATATGCCCCTCCCAAGCCCTTAAAGTAGTCGGGTGA